Part of the bacterium BMS3Abin08 genome is shown below.
CACCTGATACAGGGAAGGTCACCTTAACCAGATCAAGTATGTCCAACATGTTTTTATTATAGAAGATCCGTAAGACAAAATAATTTAGTCCCGGGCGTAACCATGCTTGATTTTTCTGGATAAAGTTCTCTATTCTTAAATTTTCTAACGGTCAAGCTCTCTGACCAGAGGGCTGGGCCTTCGGCAATGTGCATTGTAAACAGGAAACAAGGCGATGGAGTTCGCCCTTAACCGCCCCGATAAATCGGGACTAATGACTCCTGTGTTCAGGGTAAAATTTAATGTCTGCTGTGTTTGAACGCAGGAGGTCCCATGCAGTCTTCCTCTATAAACCTGATCGGCCGTGAAGGTCAATTAAAGAGCTTAATAGAGCAAATCCGTTGCAGAAAGTCTATTCATATCTATGGCCCTGAGGGATGTGGCAAGACAGCGCTTCTTCTATTGGTTTATTCAAACTGGAAGAGTATAGATAGGTCAATCACGCCTGTTTATTGTAATGACAGCAGGAATCTCAGGGATGTGCTTTTGACCCTCTCCCTGCAGTTTTTAAGTAAATTTAAAAAACTTGAATTTACCGACAGGTTTCATAGGAGACATGCATTCCTGAACCCATATCAATTAAATTCCCTTAATCTGAATGAGCTTAAGAAGGCAATGTATAACCGCCTCTCGAAACGCAATTTCTGTATTATCCTCGATCATCTTGAAAATGTTACGCCAAAGGTAAATTCATTTCTGAGTGTGCTTTATGAAAAAACAG
Proteins encoded:
- a CDS encoding archaeal ATPase, producing MQSSSINLIGREGQLKSLIEQIRCRKSIHIYGPEGCGKTALLLLVYSNWKSIDRSITPVYCNDSRNLRDVLLTLSLQFLSKFKKLEFTDRFHRRHAFLNPYQLNSLNLNELKKAMYNRLSKRNFCIILDHLENVTPKVNSFLSVLYEKTVVITASRQSWEIRDLNSRGRLEYSLYLAPKLRIENLSPKDAFLLMENIFHKTLLKVHNPRKLFAQVYHITKGNPGMITDIFKIAEGGKYISGGNLNLNLLLIDRKIKKLENR